In one window of Microbacterium dextranolyticum DNA:
- the polA gene encoding DNA polymerase I: protein MTDSGKPTLLVVDGHSLAYRAFFALPVDNFSTKDGQHTNGIYGFLSMFVNLIKAEKPTHLAVAFDTSRHSFRTDEYPEYKATRSASPVEFTGQIPLLQECLAAMNVTVLTKEGVEADDILATLATEGAAAGFDVLVCSGDRDTIQLVTDDVTLLYPSVQGVSQLKRYTPDAVVEKYGMPPANYPDIAALVGETSDNLPGVPKVGEKTAVKWLTQWGSLDALLENADKVTGVVGGNLREHLDDVRRNRALNALLRDVELPVGPEDLAVRAIDAQAVREIFARLEFRTLLPRVFDAVGVEEGDAEGSDATVVAAPVAAQLDGVGAAAWIASHADELGVTVTLDNGRPIRVGVATVDPTEDQPAVIEVTWSDDVADVLRPWLESDAPKVLVDAKPQVKALRRAGVSLGGLTFDPVLAGWLSRPSFPDKTLGDLVERHLDEKLPEADPSQLVPETEGATPGQLAWYALRVTDAIRQEMPASVGRVFTEIELPTLGALADMELAGVAISHEKLSAFSAELSARADDIAQRAYAEIDREVNLGSPKQLQDVLFEQLQLPKTRKTKTGYSTDAAVLADLQASNPHPFLDLLLQHREATKLRQIIDSLDVSIGPDGRTHTTYLQTGSQTGRLSSTDPNLQNIPIRNEESHRIRAAFEVGEGYETLLTADYSQIEMRIMAHLSGDEGLIEAFNSGEDLHRFVGSRVFGVEPADVSPAMRTKVKAMSYGLVYGLSAFGLSKQLRIEQSEAKQLMTEYFARFGAVRDYLRSSVEQARIDGYTETIFGRRRPFPDLASPNRVLRENAERAALNAPIQGSAADIMKLGLLHIHEQLRADGLRSRVLLQIHDELVVEVAAGEWDAVERIVRARMGDAADLSVPLDVQIGRGANWDVAGH, encoded by the coding sequence GTGACGGACTCCGGAAAGCCTACTCTTCTCGTCGTCGACGGCCATTCGCTCGCCTACCGCGCGTTCTTCGCCCTGCCGGTCGACAACTTCTCGACGAAGGACGGGCAGCACACCAACGGGATCTACGGATTCCTGTCGATGTTCGTGAACCTGATCAAGGCGGAGAAGCCGACCCACCTCGCGGTCGCGTTCGACACGTCCCGGCACTCGTTTCGGACGGATGAGTATCCCGAGTACAAGGCGACGCGCTCGGCGTCGCCGGTGGAGTTCACGGGGCAGATCCCGCTTCTGCAGGAGTGTCTCGCTGCCATGAACGTGACCGTCCTCACCAAGGAGGGCGTCGAGGCCGACGACATCCTCGCGACCCTCGCCACAGAAGGCGCGGCGGCCGGCTTCGACGTGCTGGTGTGCTCGGGCGATCGCGACACGATCCAGCTGGTCACCGACGACGTGACGCTGCTCTACCCGAGCGTTCAGGGCGTCTCGCAGCTCAAGCGCTACACGCCCGACGCCGTCGTCGAGAAGTACGGGATGCCGCCGGCGAACTATCCCGATATCGCTGCACTCGTGGGCGAGACGAGCGACAACCTTCCCGGCGTGCCCAAAGTCGGTGAGAAGACGGCGGTGAAGTGGCTCACGCAATGGGGCAGCCTCGACGCCCTGCTCGAGAACGCCGACAAGGTTACCGGCGTCGTGGGGGGGAACCTCCGTGAGCACCTCGACGACGTCCGCCGCAACCGCGCGCTGAACGCGCTGCTGCGCGATGTGGAGCTCCCTGTCGGCCCCGAGGACCTCGCGGTACGGGCGATCGACGCGCAGGCGGTGCGGGAGATCTTCGCACGATTGGAGTTCCGCACGCTGCTTCCCCGTGTCTTCGACGCAGTCGGCGTCGAAGAGGGCGATGCCGAGGGATCGGATGCCACCGTCGTTGCTGCTCCCGTCGCCGCACAGCTGGATGGCGTCGGCGCCGCCGCCTGGATCGCGTCGCACGCGGACGAGCTCGGCGTCACGGTGACGCTCGACAACGGCCGCCCGATTCGGGTCGGCGTCGCAACGGTCGATCCCACCGAAGACCAGCCGGCGGTGATCGAGGTGACGTGGAGCGACGATGTCGCCGACGTCCTCCGGCCCTGGCTCGAGAGCGACGCGCCGAAGGTGCTCGTCGACGCGAAACCGCAGGTCAAGGCGCTGCGCCGTGCGGGGGTGTCGCTCGGCGGGTTGACGTTCGATCCGGTCCTGGCCGGATGGCTGTCGCGGCCGAGCTTTCCCGACAAGACGCTGGGCGATCTCGTGGAGCGCCACCTCGACGAGAAGCTGCCGGAGGCCGATCCCTCGCAGCTCGTCCCTGAGACGGAAGGCGCCACGCCCGGCCAACTGGCCTGGTACGCGCTGCGCGTGACCGACGCGATCCGGCAGGAGATGCCGGCATCCGTCGGCCGCGTCTTCACCGAGATCGAGCTGCCCACCCTGGGGGCACTCGCCGACATGGAGCTCGCCGGCGTGGCGATCTCGCATGAGAAGCTGTCGGCGTTCTCCGCCGAGTTGTCCGCGCGCGCCGACGACATCGCCCAGCGCGCCTACGCCGAGATCGACCGTGAGGTCAACCTCGGGTCGCCCAAGCAGCTGCAGGACGTCCTCTTCGAGCAGCTTCAGCTTCCGAAGACGCGCAAGACCAAGACAGGCTATTCGACGGATGCCGCCGTTCTCGCGGATCTGCAGGCGAGCAACCCGCACCCGTTCCTCGATCTGCTGCTGCAGCACCGCGAGGCCACGAAACTGCGGCAGATCATCGACTCGCTCGACGTCTCGATCGGCCCGGACGGGCGCACCCACACGACCTACCTGCAGACCGGCAGCCAGACGGGGCGTCTGTCGAGCACGGATCCGAATCTGCAGAACATCCCGATCCGCAACGAGGAGTCGCATCGCATCCGCGCGGCCTTCGAGGTGGGCGAGGGGTACGAGACCCTGCTCACCGCCGACTACTCGCAGATCGAGATGCGGATCATGGCGCATCTGTCCGGTGACGAAGGGCTCATCGAAGCCTTCAATTCCGGCGAGGACCTCCACCGTTTCGTCGGCTCCCGGGTCTTCGGTGTGGAACCTGCCGACGTGTCGCCGGCGATGCGCACGAAGGTCAAAGCGATGAGCTACGGCCTGGTGTACGGGCTGAGCGCATTCGGCCTCTCGAAGCAGCTGCGGATCGAGCAGTCCGAGGCCAAGCAGCTCATGACCGAGTACTTCGCGCGCTTCGGCGCGGTTCGGGACTACCTCCGCTCGTCGGTGGAGCAGGCGCGTATCGACGGGTACACCGAGACGATCTTCGGCCGCCGTCGGCCATTCCCCGACCTCGCCAGCCCCAATCGCGTGCTGCGCGAGAACGCCGAGCGCGCCGCGCTGAACGCCCCCATTCAGGGGAGCGCGGCCGACATCATGAAACTCGGTCTGCTCCACATCCACGAACAGCTGCGTGCGGACGGTCTGCGATCGCGTGTTCTGCTGCAGATCCACGACGAACTGGTCGTGGAGGTCGCGGCAGGGGAGTGGGATGCGGTCGAGAGGATCGTGCGTGCGCGCATGGGCGATGCGGCGGACCTGTCGGTTCCCCTCGATGTGCAGATCGGACGAGGCGCCAACTGGGACGTCGCCGGGCACTGA
- the pyk gene encoding pyruvate kinase has translation MRRAKIVATLGPATESYEMIRAIIEAGVDVARLNLSHGSYTEHGGRFANVRKAAEDAGKAVAILVDLQGPKIRLGKFSDGPHDLEVGETFRITTDEVVGTRDLVGTTFKGLAGDVKPGDSLLIDDGKVRVEVVSVDGPVVTTKVVVAGTVSNNKGINLPGVAVSVPALSEKDEADLRWGLQAGADLIALSFVRNAADITRVHEIMAEEGRKVPVIAKIEKPQAVDNLEEIIDAFDGIMVARGDLAVELPLEAVPIVQKRAVELCRRMAKPVIVATQMLESMTHAPVPTRAEASDVANAVLDGADAVMLSGETSVGDYPVVTVQTMARIVESTEDHGLDRIKPVPTRPRTQGGIITLAANEVAEFVEAAYICIFTESGDTARRMSRLRPGIPMMAFAVDPAIRRRMALTWGVQSTLVEHVAHTDLMFKQVDEFFLGQGLAKEGDKVVVISGSPPGIIGSTNDIRVHKIGDAVNGKAPIYKAEA, from the coding sequence GTGAGACGCGCGAAGATCGTCGCAACCCTGGGACCCGCCACCGAATCGTACGAGATGATCCGCGCGATCATCGAGGCCGGAGTGGACGTCGCCCGATTGAACCTGAGCCACGGCTCCTACACCGAGCACGGTGGCCGTTTCGCCAACGTGCGCAAGGCGGCGGAGGACGCGGGCAAGGCCGTCGCGATCCTCGTCGATCTGCAGGGCCCCAAGATCCGCCTCGGCAAGTTCTCGGACGGGCCCCACGACCTCGAGGTGGGCGAGACGTTCCGCATCACCACGGATGAGGTGGTCGGCACCCGCGACCTCGTCGGCACGACCTTCAAGGGTCTCGCCGGCGACGTGAAGCCCGGTGACTCGCTTCTGATCGACGACGGCAAGGTCCGCGTCGAGGTCGTGAGCGTGGACGGCCCCGTCGTGACCACGAAGGTCGTCGTGGCCGGCACGGTCTCCAACAACAAGGGCATCAACCTGCCCGGCGTCGCCGTGAGCGTTCCCGCCCTGTCCGAGAAGGACGAGGCCGACCTGCGCTGGGGTCTGCAGGCCGGTGCCGACCTCATCGCCCTGTCGTTCGTGCGCAACGCCGCCGACATCACCCGCGTGCACGAGATCATGGCGGAGGAGGGCCGCAAGGTCCCCGTCATCGCCAAGATCGAGAAGCCGCAGGCCGTCGACAACCTCGAGGAGATCATCGACGCCTTCGACGGCATCATGGTCGCCCGTGGCGACCTGGCCGTCGAGCTGCCGCTCGAGGCGGTGCCGATCGTCCAGAAGCGCGCCGTCGAGCTCTGCCGCCGCATGGCGAAGCCGGTCATCGTCGCGACGCAGATGCTCGAGTCGATGACGCACGCTCCGGTGCCGACGCGCGCCGAGGCATCCGACGTCGCCAACGCCGTCCTCGACGGCGCCGACGCGGTCATGCTCTCGGGCGAGACGAGCGTGGGTGACTATCCGGTCGTGACGGTCCAGACGATGGCCCGCATCGTGGAGTCCACCGAGGACCACGGTCTCGACCGCATCAAGCCGGTTCCGACGCGTCCCCGCACGCAGGGCGGCATCATCACGCTCGCCGCCAACGAGGTCGCCGAGTTCGTCGAGGCGGCCTACATCTGCATCTTCACTGAATCGGGTGACACGGCGCGACGTATGTCCCGTCTGCGCCCCGGCATCCCGATGATGGCATTCGCCGTCGACCCCGCGATCCGTCGTCGCATGGCGCTGACCTGGGGCGTGCAGTCGACCCTCGTCGAGCACGTCGCGCACACGGATCTGATGTTCAAGCAGGTCGACGAATTCTTCCTGGGCCAGGGCCTCGCGAAGGAAGGCGACAAGGTCGTCGTGATCTCCGGATCCCCTCCCGGGATCATCGGGTCGACGAACGACATCCGCGTCCACAAGATCGGCGACGCCGTCAACGGCAAGGCACCGATCTACAAGGCCGAGGCGTAA
- a CDS encoding hotdog fold thioesterase, translating into MTDPRTPADIDGIAWARERGKGALAEKMGIEFVEFTVGRAVATMPVEGNTQPVGLLHGGAYVVLGESLGSMAANLHAGPERLAVGVDINATHTRSATSGLVTGVCTPIHLGRTMTVHEIAVTDEAGRRCSTIRITNLIKDRPVG; encoded by the coding sequence ATGACCGATCCCCGCACCCCCGCAGACATCGACGGAATCGCCTGGGCGCGAGAGCGCGGCAAGGGTGCACTCGCGGAGAAGATGGGCATCGAGTTCGTCGAGTTCACGGTCGGGCGCGCCGTGGCGACCATGCCCGTCGAGGGGAACACGCAACCCGTGGGTCTGCTGCACGGCGGTGCCTACGTCGTGCTGGGCGAGTCGCTCGGGTCGATGGCGGCGAACCTCCATGCCGGCCCCGAGCGGCTCGCCGTCGGCGTCGACATCAACGCGACGCACACCCGCTCGGCGACCAGCGGTCTCGTCACGGGCGTGTGCACGCCGATCCACCTCGGACGGACGATGACCGTGCACGAGATCGCCGTCACCGATGAGGCAGGGCGTCGGTGCTCTACCATCCGGATCACGAACCTGATCAAGGATCGCCCGGTCGGCTGA
- a CDS encoding ANTAR domain-containing response regulator, giving the protein MTEQELSTPPAATTPRRVVVAEDESLIRLDIVEILRDNGFDVVGEAGDGETAVQLATELRPDLVIMDVKMPVLDGISAAEKLSKNHVAPVVLLTAFSQKELVERASEAGALAYVVKPFTPNDLLPAIEIALARYEQIITLEAEVADMVERFETRKLVDRAKGLLNEKMGLSEPEAFRWIQKASMDRRLTMQDVAKAIIEQLSPKKG; this is encoded by the coding sequence GTGACTGAGCAGGAACTGAGCACCCCACCCGCCGCGACCACCCCGCGCCGCGTCGTCGTGGCCGAGGACGAGTCGCTGATCCGCCTCGACATCGTGGAGATCCTCCGCGACAACGGCTTCGATGTCGTCGGTGAAGCGGGCGACGGCGAGACGGCCGTGCAGCTTGCCACGGAACTGCGCCCCGACCTCGTCATCATGGACGTGAAGATGCCCGTCCTCGACGGCATCAGCGCAGCTGAGAAGCTCAGCAAGAACCACGTCGCTCCCGTCGTGCTGCTGACGGCGTTCAGCCAGAAGGAGCTGGTGGAGCGTGCGAGCGAGGCGGGCGCCCTCGCGTACGTCGTGAAGCCGTTCACCCCGAACGACCTGCTGCCCGCGATCGAGATCGCGCTGGCCCGCTACGAGCAGATCATCACCCTTGAGGCCGAGGTCGCCGACATGGTCGAGCGCTTCGAGACGCGCAAGCTCGTCGACCGCGCGAAGGGCCTGCTGAACGAGAAGATGGGCCTCAGCGAGCCGGAGGCGTTCCGCTGGATCCAGAAGGCGTCCATGGACCGTCGCCTCACGATGCAGGACGTCGCGAAGGCGATCATCGAGCAGCTCTCGCCCAAGAAGGGCTGA